One Myxocyprinus asiaticus isolate MX2 ecotype Aquarium Trade chromosome 20, UBuf_Myxa_2, whole genome shotgun sequence genomic region harbors:
- the LOC127411147 gene encoding protein delta homolog 1-like isoform X2 has translation MNLSGSDSHVCCSSARLFLLKNVDLDVILSTGSVTTLENAGCVHGSCKEPAQCICDPGWTGTQCDRDVGLCSSKPCLGNSTCIETGAGEYLCLCSPGFTGKNCHLKKACLTDGSLCQNGGTCLDTNGSDSRSSCLCPPGFTGRFCEIEFDVCEPNPCVNGGSCTRRDLTFICICPSGFSGPVCNVTLTSCSRNHCMNGGTCFSHTDGGIHCVCPHGLTGPFCELHINKLKPKPRYKPSGAGHVMQHYTIPTHAFHKLLRPPERELLKENAHTSSQVICFAVLGLLTCLVVLVTTGIVFFNRCETWMANVKYSQLLRQQRDFILRASSGDEHSVNIILPEKIKLSHYGKHYTSI, from the exons ATGAATCTCTCCGGCTCGGATTCTCATGTCTGCTGCTCTTCTGCTCGACTGTTTCTACTCAAG AATGTAGATCTGGATGTCATCCTGTCCACGGGTTCTGTGACAACACTGGAGAATGCAG GATGTGTTCATGGATCATGTAAAGAACCCGCTCAGTGCATCTGTGATCCGGGCTGGACCGGCACTCAGTGTGATCGAG atgTTGGTTTGTGTTCATCAAAGCCGTGTTTAGGTAATTCCACCTGTATCGAGACAGGAGCGGGAGAATATCTGTGTCTTTGTTCTCCTGGATTCACGGGCAAGAACTGCCATCTGAAGAAAGCCTGTTTAACTGATGG ATCTCTCTGTCAGAATGGAGGAACCTGTCTGGACACAAATGGCTCTGACAGCCGCTCGTCGTGTCTCTGTCCACCTGGATTCACGGGTCGTTTCTGTGAGATTGAGTTTGACGTCTGTGAGCCCAATCCATGTGTGAATGGAGGCAGTTGCACCCGTCGTGACCTGACGTTCATCTGCATCTGTCCGTCGGGGTTCTCTGGCCCCGTTTGTAATGTCACGCTCACAAGCTGTTCCAGAAATCACTGCATGAACGGAGGAACCTGCTTCAGTCACACAGACGGAGGGATTCACTGCGTCTGCCCACACGGATTAACTGGCCCATTCTGTGAACTCCATATCAACAAGTTGAAGCCCAAACCCAGATATAAACCATCAGGCGCAGGTCATGTGATGCAGCACTACACCATACCGACTCATGCTTTCCACAAGTTACTGCGGCCTCCGGAGCGAGAGCTTCTGAAGGAGAACGCTCACACGAGTTCTCAGGTCATCTGTTTCGCCGTTCTGGGTTTACTCACCTGTCTGGTGGTCCTCGTCACAACAGGCATTGTATTTTTTAATCGATGTGAGACGTGGATGGCAAACGTTAAATACAGCCAGCTGTTGCGTCAGCAGCGAGATTTCATCCTGAGAGCGTCCAGCGGCGACGAACACTCGGTCAACATCATCTTACCTGAGAAAATCAAACTGAGTCATTATGGGAAGCATTACACATCCATATGA
- the LOC127411147 gene encoding protein delta homolog 1-like isoform X1: protein MNESLRLGFSCLLLFCSTVSTQECRSGCHPVHGFCDNTGECRCRTGWRGVTCDQCVPLSGCVHGSCKEPAQCICDPGWTGTQCDRDVGLCSSKPCLGNSTCIETGAGEYLCLCSPGFTGKNCHLKKACLTDGSLCQNGGTCLDTNGSDSRSSCLCPPGFTGRFCEIEFDVCEPNPCVNGGSCTRRDLTFICICPSGFSGPVCNVTLTSCSRNHCMNGGTCFSHTDGGIHCVCPHGLTGPFCELHINKLKPKPRYKPSGAGHVMQHYTIPTHAFHKLLRPPERELLKENAHTSSQVICFAVLGLLTCLVVLVTTGIVFFNRCETWMANVKYSQLLRQQRDFILRASSGDEHSVNIILPEKIKLSHYGKHYTSI, encoded by the exons ATGAATGAATCTCTCCGGCTCGGATTCTCATGTCTGCTGCTCTTCTGCTCGACTGTTTCTACTCAAG AATGTAGATCTGGATGTCATCCTGTCCACGGGTTCTGTGACAACACTGGAGAATGCAG GTGCAGAACAGGTTGGCGAGGTGTGACGTGTGATCAGTGTGTTCCTCTGTCAGGATGTGTTCATGGATCATGTAAAGAACCCGCTCAGTGCATCTGTGATCCGGGCTGGACCGGCACTCAGTGTGATCGAG atgTTGGTTTGTGTTCATCAAAGCCGTGTTTAGGTAATTCCACCTGTATCGAGACAGGAGCGGGAGAATATCTGTGTCTTTGTTCTCCTGGATTCACGGGCAAGAACTGCCATCTGAAGAAAGCCTGTTTAACTGATGG ATCTCTCTGTCAGAATGGAGGAACCTGTCTGGACACAAATGGCTCTGACAGCCGCTCGTCGTGTCTCTGTCCACCTGGATTCACGGGTCGTTTCTGTGAGATTGAGTTTGACGTCTGTGAGCCCAATCCATGTGTGAATGGAGGCAGTTGCACCCGTCGTGACCTGACGTTCATCTGCATCTGTCCGTCGGGGTTCTCTGGCCCCGTTTGTAATGTCACGCTCACAAGCTGTTCCAGAAATCACTGCATGAACGGAGGAACCTGCTTCAGTCACACAGACGGAGGGATTCACTGCGTCTGCCCACACGGATTAACTGGCCCATTCTGTGAACTCCATATCAACAAGTTGAAGCCCAAACCCAGATATAAACCATCAGGCGCAGGTCATGTGATGCAGCACTACACCATACCGACTCATGCTTTCCACAAGTTACTGCGGCCTCCGGAGCGAGAGCTTCTGAAGGAGAACGCTCACACGAGTTCTCAGGTCATCTGTTTCGCCGTTCTGGGTTTACTCACCTGTCTGGTGGTCCTCGTCACAACAGGCATTGTATTTTTTAATCGATGTGAGACGTGGATGGCAAACGTTAAATACAGCCAGCTGTTGCGTCAGCAGCGAGATTTCATCCTGAGAGCGTCCAGCGGCGACGAACACTCGGTCAACATCATCTTACCTGAGAAAATCAAACTGAGTCATTATGGGAAGCATTACACATCCATATGA